In a single window of the Nicotiana tomentosiformis chromosome 8, ASM39032v3, whole genome shotgun sequence genome:
- the LOC104095613 gene encoding uncharacterized protein isoform X1 encodes MEKKRSSRNQQQTEKSQLNCMWGLISSLYIGQNHRKQKLLSNGKTAAKHVIGKNPRKLDALTYFSDQIYGFESCLPQDGAEMEALGVRTGDKRMKNFIQEEISGSMQKNTQIIARNEQHKEVDYGLFDHMISKYKPSSKKTRTNQSPLYDWKDTETGDFQQASGSAEMSINKLNLASILEAICSQIHANNDQLDEISLQVLQTSAKAFIDKMFIDRKYISKGSLSYEPEQFSDALEMLNSNGDLFLKLLQDPNSLLAKQIRSLQNVQMARNSVKSLMSNKISDDQSSDNDIWKSEQKHQRSGDASKESSSPRPSSKIVVLKPIPRTVRCSENVACHCSSMQSHRSTSSKGENVKRTSFSLKDIKRKLKYAMGEKCKEKHLSSVGSTLHRLHSISDKQILGVDNEGGSSRLTITGSINSSTESNTKNEAENKQESISSEAAKDSFLTERVRKKLNVSTISYTKKKELDISIEAKRHLSQRLNYVNTANEVVMSRQPTRTLERILSSPEHDRLFSYSLKQDSESNPAQIRHNDTRIVEFPLEPALTVVQSPQRDKRRWHLNSSMVDSPSEVWSPGSSTDVSSSSPSSIFKLRVVDNNMDRGDYSSPVSVLEPVFADDIASPSGNQPSDTALQPRRINFEECSNKEFPENTILNRAEPDALRIYIQSSLQALHLNCEELWLNRPLSEEMFDATLSDELETLALQCHSEPKLLMDYTDEVLLEAYDFHFRFPPWLSFLQPKIWFFPLEKNLVESLMKEVKQHLVPVMEQLTLNDYVEKDLAKSGSWLDIRNDAEDILTQVTDDVLEESIMDIVVQLYTSFLCS; translated from the exons GCAAGAATCCAAGAAAGCTTGATGCTTTAACTTACTTCAGTGAccaaatttatggctttgag AGTTGTTTGCCTCAGGATGGAGCTGAAATGGAAGCTTTAGGAGTTCGCACGGGTGATAAAAGGATGAAGAATTTCATTCAAGAAGAAATTTCCGGTAGCATGCAAAAGAACACTCAAATCATAGCTAGAAATGAGCAACATAAAGAAGTAGATTATGGACTATTTGATCATATGATAAGTAAATACAAGCCATCATCAAAGAAGACCCGTACAAATCAATCACCTTTATACGATTGGAAGGATACTGAGACGGGGGATTTTCAGCAGGCTTCTGGTTCAGCAGAAATGTCTATCAATAAGTTAAACTTGGCATCCATATTAGAAGCTATTTGCAGTCAGATTCATGCAAATAATGATCAACTTGATGAGATCAGTTTGCAAGTACTTCAGACGAGTGCCAAAGCATTTATCGATAAGATGTTCATAGACAGGAAGTATATCAGCAAAGGTAGTTTGAGTTATGAGCCTGAACAGTTCTCCGACGCATTAGAGATGTTAAATTCAAATGGAGATTTGTTTCTGAAACTCTTACAAGATCCTAATTCACTTTTAGCAAAGCAAATCAGAAGCTTGCAAAATGTGCAAATGGCAAGAAATTCAGTCAAGTCCCTTATGAGTAATAAAATATCAGATGATCAGAGTAGTGATAATGACATTTGGAAGAGTGAACAGAAGCATCAGCGATCTGGGGACGCATCCAAAGAAAGTTCCAGCCCCCGGCCTTCAAGTAAAATAGTTGTTTTGAAGCCAATTCCTAGAACTGTTCGATGTTCTGAAAATGTTGCCTGCCATTGCTCGTCTATGCAGTCCCATCGAAGCACAAGTAGTAAAGGGGAAAATGTCAAGCGCACGAGCTTTTCTCTCAAGGATATTAAGAGGAAACTGAAGTATGCAATGGGAGAAAAATGTAAAGAGAAGCATTTGAGTTCAGTAGGAAGTACTTTACATAGGCTTCATAGCATTAGCGACAAGCAGATCTTAGGAGTTGATAATGAAGGGGGCAGTTCACGGCTTACTATTACTGGATCCATTAACTCTTCCACTGAATCAAACACCAAGAATGAGGCAGAGAATAAACAAGAATCCATATCAAGTGAAGCAGCAAAAGACTCATTTCTGACTGAAAGAGTGCGTAAAAAGTTGAACGTATCAACCATAAGCTACACCAAGAAGAAGGAACTGGATATATCCATAGAGGCAAAGAGACATCTCTCTCAAAGATTAAATTATGTCAATACTGCAAATGAAGTTGTGATGAGCAGACAACCCACAAGAACATTGGAAAGGATTCTTTCCTCGCCTGAACATGATCGTTTGTTCAGCTATAGTTTAAAACAGGACAGCGAAAGTAATCCTGCACAAATTAGGCACAATG ATACACGTATAGTGGAATTCCCCCTTGAACCAGCCCTTACTGTTGTTCAAAGTCCTCAAAGAGACAAGCGTCGCTGGCATCTAAATAGCTCAATGGTG GATTCACCTTCAGAAGTTTGGTCTCCTGGTTCTTCAACGGATGTTTCGTCGTCGAGTCCATCTAGCATTTTCAAACTAAGGGTTGTTGACAACAATATGGACAGAGGAGATTATTCAAGTCCAGTATCAGTCCTGGAACCAGTTTTCGCTGATGATATAGCCAGCCCTTCCGGAAATCAACCAT CTGACACTGCATTACAACCACGTCGTATCAACTTTGAGGAATGTTCTAACAAGGAATTCCCTGAAAATACCATACTGAATCGCGCTGAACCAGATGCCCTTCGTATTTATATTCAGTCAAGTTTGCAAGCACTTCACTTGAATTGCGAAGAACTATGGTTAAATAGGCCTCTTTCAGAAGAAATGTTCGATGCTACGTTATCTGATGAACTGGAGACATTAGCACTGCAATGCCATTCTGAACCTAAACTTCTGATGGACTACACAGATGAAGTCCTACTAGAAGCATATGATTTTCACTTCAGATTTCCTCCGTGGCTATCGTTCCTTCAACCTAAAATTTGGTTCTTTCCACTGGAAAAAAATCTAGTGGAAAGTTTAATGAAAGAAGTGAAGCAACACCTTGTACCAGTAATGGAACAACTAACACTGAATGACTATGTTGAGAAAGATTTGGCGAAATCTGGTTCATGGCTCGATATCAGAAACGACGCTGAAGATATTCTGACTCAAGTCACAGATGATGTTCTTGAAGAATCAATTATGGATATTGTTGTCCAACTTTATACCTCTTTTTTGTGTAGCTAA
- the LOC104095613 gene encoding uncharacterized protein isoform X2, which produces MEKKRSSRNQQQTEKSQLNCMWGLISSLYIGQNHRKQKLLSNGKTAAKHVIGKNPRKLDALTYFSDQIYGFEDGAEMEALGVRTGDKRMKNFIQEEISGSMQKNTQIIARNEQHKEVDYGLFDHMISKYKPSSKKTRTNQSPLYDWKDTETGDFQQASGSAEMSINKLNLASILEAICSQIHANNDQLDEISLQVLQTSAKAFIDKMFIDRKYISKGSLSYEPEQFSDALEMLNSNGDLFLKLLQDPNSLLAKQIRSLQNVQMARNSVKSLMSNKISDDQSSDNDIWKSEQKHQRSGDASKESSSPRPSSKIVVLKPIPRTVRCSENVACHCSSMQSHRSTSSKGENVKRTSFSLKDIKRKLKYAMGEKCKEKHLSSVGSTLHRLHSISDKQILGVDNEGGSSRLTITGSINSSTESNTKNEAENKQESISSEAAKDSFLTERVRKKLNVSTISYTKKKELDISIEAKRHLSQRLNYVNTANEVVMSRQPTRTLERILSSPEHDRLFSYSLKQDSESNPAQIRHNDTRIVEFPLEPALTVVQSPQRDKRRWHLNSSMVDSPSEVWSPGSSTDVSSSSPSSIFKLRVVDNNMDRGDYSSPVSVLEPVFADDIASPSGNQPSDTALQPRRINFEECSNKEFPENTILNRAEPDALRIYIQSSLQALHLNCEELWLNRPLSEEMFDATLSDELETLALQCHSEPKLLMDYTDEVLLEAYDFHFRFPPWLSFLQPKIWFFPLEKNLVESLMKEVKQHLVPVMEQLTLNDYVEKDLAKSGSWLDIRNDAEDILTQVTDDVLEESIMDIVVQLYTSFLCS; this is translated from the exons GCAAGAATCCAAGAAAGCTTGATGCTTTAACTTACTTCAGTGAccaaatttatggctttgag GATGGAGCTGAAATGGAAGCTTTAGGAGTTCGCACGGGTGATAAAAGGATGAAGAATTTCATTCAAGAAGAAATTTCCGGTAGCATGCAAAAGAACACTCAAATCATAGCTAGAAATGAGCAACATAAAGAAGTAGATTATGGACTATTTGATCATATGATAAGTAAATACAAGCCATCATCAAAGAAGACCCGTACAAATCAATCACCTTTATACGATTGGAAGGATACTGAGACGGGGGATTTTCAGCAGGCTTCTGGTTCAGCAGAAATGTCTATCAATAAGTTAAACTTGGCATCCATATTAGAAGCTATTTGCAGTCAGATTCATGCAAATAATGATCAACTTGATGAGATCAGTTTGCAAGTACTTCAGACGAGTGCCAAAGCATTTATCGATAAGATGTTCATAGACAGGAAGTATATCAGCAAAGGTAGTTTGAGTTATGAGCCTGAACAGTTCTCCGACGCATTAGAGATGTTAAATTCAAATGGAGATTTGTTTCTGAAACTCTTACAAGATCCTAATTCACTTTTAGCAAAGCAAATCAGAAGCTTGCAAAATGTGCAAATGGCAAGAAATTCAGTCAAGTCCCTTATGAGTAATAAAATATCAGATGATCAGAGTAGTGATAATGACATTTGGAAGAGTGAACAGAAGCATCAGCGATCTGGGGACGCATCCAAAGAAAGTTCCAGCCCCCGGCCTTCAAGTAAAATAGTTGTTTTGAAGCCAATTCCTAGAACTGTTCGATGTTCTGAAAATGTTGCCTGCCATTGCTCGTCTATGCAGTCCCATCGAAGCACAAGTAGTAAAGGGGAAAATGTCAAGCGCACGAGCTTTTCTCTCAAGGATATTAAGAGGAAACTGAAGTATGCAATGGGAGAAAAATGTAAAGAGAAGCATTTGAGTTCAGTAGGAAGTACTTTACATAGGCTTCATAGCATTAGCGACAAGCAGATCTTAGGAGTTGATAATGAAGGGGGCAGTTCACGGCTTACTATTACTGGATCCATTAACTCTTCCACTGAATCAAACACCAAGAATGAGGCAGAGAATAAACAAGAATCCATATCAAGTGAAGCAGCAAAAGACTCATTTCTGACTGAAAGAGTGCGTAAAAAGTTGAACGTATCAACCATAAGCTACACCAAGAAGAAGGAACTGGATATATCCATAGAGGCAAAGAGACATCTCTCTCAAAGATTAAATTATGTCAATACTGCAAATGAAGTTGTGATGAGCAGACAACCCACAAGAACATTGGAAAGGATTCTTTCCTCGCCTGAACATGATCGTTTGTTCAGCTATAGTTTAAAACAGGACAGCGAAAGTAATCCTGCACAAATTAGGCACAATG ATACACGTATAGTGGAATTCCCCCTTGAACCAGCCCTTACTGTTGTTCAAAGTCCTCAAAGAGACAAGCGTCGCTGGCATCTAAATAGCTCAATGGTG GATTCACCTTCAGAAGTTTGGTCTCCTGGTTCTTCAACGGATGTTTCGTCGTCGAGTCCATCTAGCATTTTCAAACTAAGGGTTGTTGACAACAATATGGACAGAGGAGATTATTCAAGTCCAGTATCAGTCCTGGAACCAGTTTTCGCTGATGATATAGCCAGCCCTTCCGGAAATCAACCAT CTGACACTGCATTACAACCACGTCGTATCAACTTTGAGGAATGTTCTAACAAGGAATTCCCTGAAAATACCATACTGAATCGCGCTGAACCAGATGCCCTTCGTATTTATATTCAGTCAAGTTTGCAAGCACTTCACTTGAATTGCGAAGAACTATGGTTAAATAGGCCTCTTTCAGAAGAAATGTTCGATGCTACGTTATCTGATGAACTGGAGACATTAGCACTGCAATGCCATTCTGAACCTAAACTTCTGATGGACTACACAGATGAAGTCCTACTAGAAGCATATGATTTTCACTTCAGATTTCCTCCGTGGCTATCGTTCCTTCAACCTAAAATTTGGTTCTTTCCACTGGAAAAAAATCTAGTGGAAAGTTTAATGAAAGAAGTGAAGCAACACCTTGTACCAGTAATGGAACAACTAACACTGAATGACTATGTTGAGAAAGATTTGGCGAAATCTGGTTCATGGCTCGATATCAGAAACGACGCTGAAGATATTCTGACTCAAGTCACAGATGATGTTCTTGAAGAATCAATTATGGATATTGTTGTCCAACTTTATACCTCTTTTTTGTGTAGCTAA